A portion of the Hoylesella buccalis ATCC 35310 genome contains these proteins:
- a CDS encoding nucleotidyltransferase family protein, translating to MTTFTDTEKVFLELYKAGVWGEIAHKDVLVGKHIDWKAVLGMAEKQAVVGNVSDGISLLREAELPQPLKMKLITYVLTVRRNNETMNAAIPEIYHLLEDIDVVPVLLKGQGVAQNYRDPLSRQSGDVDLYIPDTEQIAETYKLCQQKMKMIEPLATDTMEAVFQYRNVVVELHGRINPYVNKTLEQRFPAWCDAMFREEKERKVCVGGGFAVLPPLRLDLVFVFVHLTRHYFGGGIGLRQIADWMRLLYAHHADIDQEQLARDVTYLGIEKIWKVFAAMAVDFLGYSKDKMPLYNERYADMGKQVLRYVLDSGNFGYHDVRTKSKSKNYYVRRCKAFRGNMSKILRNFFMFPHETIYNIPGYLKSGIKRTRF from the coding sequence ATGACGACATTTACGGATACAGAAAAAGTTTTCCTTGAACTGTACAAAGCAGGAGTGTGGGGAGAGATTGCCCACAAAGATGTCCTTGTAGGTAAGCATATAGACTGGAAAGCCGTGCTGGGCATGGCAGAGAAACAAGCTGTTGTAGGCAATGTGTCTGATGGTATTTCGCTTTTGAGAGAAGCAGAGCTGCCGCAGCCATTGAAGATGAAACTGATAACGTATGTACTCACCGTTAGGAGGAACAACGAAACGATGAATGCTGCCATCCCCGAGATATATCACTTGCTGGAAGACATTGATGTTGTGCCTGTCTTGCTGAAAGGACAAGGGGTGGCACAAAACTATCGTGACCCACTTTCTAGACAGTCGGGAGATGTCGACCTATATATTCCCGACACGGAACAGATAGCCGAGACTTACAAGTTGTGTCAACAAAAAATGAAGATGATAGAGCCTCTCGCCACCGATACAATGGAAGCTGTCTTTCAGTATCGCAATGTAGTGGTGGAGCTGCATGGCCGCATCAATCCGTATGTGAATAAAACCCTGGAACAGCGTTTCCCCGCTTGGTGTGATGCAATGTTTCGTGAGGAGAAGGAAAGAAAGGTCTGTGTAGGGGGTGGCTTTGCCGTGCTGCCTCCCTTGCGGTTGGACCTTGTCTTTGTCTTTGTACACTTGACAAGACATTATTTTGGTGGCGGAATAGGTTTGAGGCAGATAGCCGACTGGATGCGCCTGCTTTATGCACACCATGCGGATATTGACCAAGAGCAGTTGGCTCGTGACGTAACGTATTTGGGCATTGAAAAGATATGGAAAGTGTTTGCCGCCATGGCAGTTGACTTCTTGGGATACTCCAAAGATAAGATGCCACTTTATAACGAGCGGTATGCGGACATGGGCAAACAGGTGCTGCGCTATGTGTTGGACTCGGGAAACTTTGGGTATCACGATGTACGCACAAAAAGTAAATCCAAGAATTATTATGTGCGCAGGTGCAAGGCTTTCAGAGGCAATATGAGTAAAATCCTGCGTAACTTCTTCATGTTTCCTCACGAGACCATCTACAACATTCCTGGTTATTTGAAAAGTGGTATCAAGCGAACAAGATTTTAA
- a CDS encoding glycosyltransferase family 4 protein has translation MNLKFLLLGIVIPFISAFALVTWIHPLIVKLAKQKGMVDNPDARKLQKAPVPVLGGIAVFWGVVLGVGLTSAVFDSYIFFPAFVAITVMMYLGSLDDLIGLSAWLRLIVEFCVILFLVSTEHKFIDDFHGAFGIHQLNEYVGIALSSFVGVGIINSINLIDGVDGLSSGFCMFVCALFGYAFMTSGYGSMTVLAWICVASLLPFFLHNVFGKTSKMFIGDSGTLMLGTLMSIFVFHILETKSMVAYNYPNMGVVAFTLSALSIPVFDTLRVMFLRMLRGGSPFHPDKSHLHHLFIEIGFSHIGTTVSVLALNAFNVLCWFISYQLGASATVQLLVVITIGVFNTVGFYYIVRRLNHQRMPYKILKRIAAMSHIEAGCFFMSIRKFVDRH, from the coding sequence ATGAATTTGAAGTTTCTTCTTTTAGGCATTGTCATTCCTTTTATTAGTGCGTTTGCGTTGGTGACATGGATTCATCCTTTAATAGTTAAACTTGCCAAACAAAAAGGAATGGTTGATAATCCCGATGCCCGCAAATTGCAGAAAGCCCCCGTTCCCGTATTGGGCGGCATTGCTGTCTTTTGGGGAGTTGTGTTGGGTGTGGGCTTGACGAGTGCAGTCTTTGACAGTTATATTTTCTTTCCTGCTTTTGTTGCCATTACGGTAATGATGTATTTAGGCTCGTTGGATGATCTCATAGGATTAAGCGCATGGTTAAGACTGATAGTCGAGTTCTGCGTAATCTTGTTCTTGGTATCTACCGAGCACAAATTTATTGACGATTTTCATGGCGCCTTTGGCATACACCAGCTGAACGAATATGTTGGCATTGCGCTTTCTTCGTTTGTGGGTGTCGGTATCATCAATTCCATTAACTTGATTGATGGCGTTGATGGACTTTCTTCTGGATTTTGCATGTTCGTTTGCGCCCTCTTCGGTTATGCTTTCATGACATCGGGTTACGGGTCGATGACCGTGCTGGCTTGGATATGTGTGGCTTCCTTGCTTCCTTTTTTCTTGCACAACGTTTTCGGCAAAACGTCAAAGATGTTCATTGGCGACAGTGGAACGCTCATGCTGGGCACACTCATGAGTATTTTTGTTTTTCATATTTTGGAAACCAAATCCATGGTGGCCTATAATTATCCTAACATGGGGGTAGTGGCTTTTACGCTTTCTGCTCTGTCCATTCCAGTTTTCGACACCTTGCGTGTCATGTTTCTGCGCATGTTGAGGGGAGGCTCTCCATTCCATCCAGACAAATCGCATCTGCACCATTTGTTTATAGAGATAGGCTTCTCGCATATCGGTACAACCGTGTCGGTATTGGCACTCAATGCCTTTAATGTGTTGTGTTGGTTTATCTCTTATCAGTTAGGAGCTTCTGCCACTGTCCAACTGCTGGTGGTAATCACGATAGGCGTGTTCAATACGGTAGGTTTTTATTATATTGTGCGAAGGTTGAATCATCAACGCATGCCTTATAAAATATTAAAACGAATTGCAGCCATGTCTCACATTGAGGCAGGTTGTTTCTTTATGAGTATTAGAAAATTTGTAGACCGCCATTAG
- the fabD gene encoding ACP S-malonyltransferase, with amino-acid sequence MKAFVFPGQGSQFVGMGKELYDNNETAKELFDKANEVLGYRITDIMFDGTDEQLKETKVTQPAVFLHSVISALCMGDAFKPDMVAGHSLGEFSALVAAGALSFEDGLKLVYARAMAMQKACEVAPGTMAAIIGLPDEKVEEICQEVSKEGKVVIPANYNCPGQLVISGDKEGIEEACEKLKAAGAKRALPLKVGGAFHSPLMQPAKDELQKAIEATTVNTPQCPVYQNVDGKPYTDAAKIKANLIAQLTSSVRWTTTVQNMIADGATDFTECGPGKALQGMIGRISTEVTVHGI; translated from the coding sequence ATGAAAGCATTTGTATTTCCCGGTCAGGGATCCCAGTTTGTAGGAATGGGAAAAGAACTTTATGATAATAACGAAACGGCAAAGGAGTTGTTCGACAAAGCCAACGAGGTGTTGGGCTATCGTATCACCGACATCATGTTCGATGGTACCGATGAGCAACTCAAGGAAACCAAGGTAACACAGCCTGCCGTGTTCTTGCACAGTGTCATTTCAGCACTCTGTATGGGCGATGCGTTCAAGCCTGATATGGTTGCAGGTCACTCTTTGGGCGAGTTTTCTGCATTGGTGGCAGCTGGTGCATTGAGCTTTGAAGACGGTCTCAAATTAGTTTATGCCCGTGCCATGGCAATGCAGAAGGCTTGCGAGGTGGCACCGGGTACCATGGCAGCAATCATTGGTTTGCCAGATGAAAAGGTAGAAGAGATATGTCAAGAGGTGAGCAAAGAAGGCAAAGTTGTCATTCCTGCTAATTATAACTGTCCTGGACAATTGGTTATCTCTGGAGATAAGGAAGGTATTGAGGAGGCTTGCGAAAAGCTAAAAGCTGCGGGAGCCAAGCGTGCGTTGCCTTTGAAGGTGGGAGGTGCATTCCACTCGCCATTGATGCAGCCTGCCAAAGACGAGTTGCAAAAGGCGATAGAGGCTACCACAGTGAATACGCCTCAATGTCCTGTGTACCAGAACGTAGATGGAAAACCTTATACCGATGCAGCTAAGATTAAGGCAAACCTCATCGCCCAACTGACCAGTAGTGTTCGCTGGACAACAACGGTGCAGAATATGATTGCCGATGGTGCTACTGACTTTACCGAATGTGGACCTGGAAAGGCTCTGCAGGGTATGATAGGACGCATCAGCACGGAAGTGACAGTCCACGGCATCTAA
- a CDS encoding alpha-amylase family glycosyl hydrolase yields the protein MTIYQIFTRLFGNQNMPRTPHGTMEQNGVGKMNDITTTVLNRIHDMGFTHIWFTGIVRHATTTNYSTYGIPRQHSTIVKGKAGSPYAITDYYDVDPDLAVQVPKRMDEFEALVKRTHDVGMKVIIDFVPNHVARQYHSICKPKGVRDLGENDDVNKHFDIHNNFYYCPGYPFEPAIDLCKDASEPYHEYPAKCTGNDCFNASPSANDWYETVKLNYGIDYTDAGGRSEHFDPMPDTWQQMTNILLFWASKGVDGFRCDMAEMVPTAFWQYAIGKLKATHPHVIIIGEVYNPSLYRAYIASGFDYLYDKVGMYDCLRDIVCGKRPAHHITRQWQSVDNILPKMLYFLENHDEQRIASDFFCGSAERALPAFMVCAWLHTNPVMVYAGQEFGERGMDAEGFSGLDGRTTIFDYWAVKSVVEGYYQRRKMDKHSKTLSEIYRQILIFRNLPAIAHGQFFDLMYANNQHSALFNPDEQYVFLRKSAEQLLLIVVNFSPNQQTVHINIPEHAFNYLQMSQGTCQAIDLLTNKEQTVAWQVGQPFVTQVMGYGGKIYEIKRHEV from the coding sequence ATGACCATCTATCAAATCTTTACTCGCCTTTTTGGCAATCAAAACATGCCTCGCACACCCCATGGAACGATGGAACAGAATGGAGTGGGGAAGATGAACGACATCACTACGACTGTGCTCAATCGTATTCACGACATGGGGTTCACGCACATTTGGTTCACGGGCATTGTTCGACATGCAACGACAACCAATTATTCTACCTACGGCATCCCTCGCCAACATTCAACCATTGTGAAGGGAAAGGCTGGGTCGCCATACGCTATTACTGACTATTATGATGTCGACCCTGATCTTGCCGTGCAGGTGCCCAAGCGCATGGATGAGTTCGAGGCTTTGGTGAAACGAACGCACGATGTGGGCATGAAGGTGATTATCGATTTCGTCCCCAATCATGTGGCACGGCAATACCACTCCATTTGCAAACCTAAGGGAGTGAGAGACTTGGGAGAGAACGATGATGTGAACAAGCATTTTGACATTCACAACAATTTTTATTATTGCCCAGGCTATCCCTTTGAACCTGCCATTGATTTGTGCAAGGATGCCAGCGAACCTTATCATGAATATCCTGCTAAATGTACGGGTAACGATTGTTTTAATGCTTCGCCTTCAGCTAATGATTGGTATGAGACCGTCAAGCTGAACTATGGCATTGATTACACTGATGCTGGTGGACGCAGTGAACATTTCGACCCCATGCCCGACACGTGGCAACAGATGACAAACATTCTGCTGTTTTGGGCTTCTAAGGGAGTGGATGGCTTTCGCTGTGACATGGCAGAGATGGTGCCAACAGCATTTTGGCAGTACGCTATTGGTAAGCTCAAGGCTACACATCCACACGTCATCATCATTGGCGAGGTGTACAATCCTTCGCTTTATCGGGCGTATATCGCTTCTGGATTTGACTATCTGTACGATAAGGTGGGCATGTACGACTGTTTGCGCGACATCGTGTGTGGCAAGCGTCCCGCCCATCACATTACCCGCCAATGGCAATCCGTGGATAATATTTTGCCAAAGATGCTTTATTTCTTGGAAAATCACGACGAACAACGCATCGCCAGCGACTTCTTTTGTGGCAGTGCCGAACGTGCGTTGCCGGCTTTCATGGTGTGCGCATGGCTGCACACCAATCCTGTCATGGTGTATGCTGGACAGGAGTTTGGCGAGCGAGGCATGGATGCAGAGGGATTCAGTGGACTTGACGGTAGGACAACCATATTCGACTACTGGGCAGTAAAGTCCGTCGTCGAAGGATATTACCAAAGAAGAAAAATGGATAAACACAGTAAAACGTTATCCGAGATTTATCGACAAATACTCATTTTCCGTAACCTGCCTGCCATTGCACACGGTCAGTTCTTCGACTTGATGTATGCCAACAATCAGCACTCGGCATTGTTCAACCCCGATGAGCAGTATGTCTTCTTGCGTAAATCGGCAGAGCAACTCTTGTTGATTGTCGTGAACTTCTCGCCCAATCAGCAAACAGTGCACATCAACATTCCAGAACATGCCTTCAACTATTTACAAATGTCGCAAGGTACTTGTCAAGCCATTGACTTGTTGACCAACAAAGAACAAACCGTAGCATGGCAAGTTGGTCAGCCTTTTGTAACGCAGGTGATGGGCTATGGCGGTAAAATTTATGAAATAAAACGTCATGAAGTCTGA
- a CDS encoding DMT family transporter has protein sequence MDSLDHEHVSPKHFNRAPLLAHLSMFSACAIWGLMAPIGKDAMLNGLNGVSMVSFRVLGGAILFWVSSLFVKHEHVPLRDVLWFIGAAVFGLVCNQCCFTIGLSYTSPINASIVTTSMPIFAMVLAALILKEPITGKKAIGVLIGCCGALILILTSMTAGDAKVGDIRGDLMVMGAQVSYAFYLSTFNKLVKRYSVFTVNKWMFLWATCLIWPFSCREVMDIPWAAVSTKTWMETAYVVFFGTFVGYILVISAQRVLRPTVVSSYNYVQPIVAVVVTVLTGMGIFKWTHGLAVLMVFVGVWMVTKSRSRHDMSDNKSELTRDSA, from the coding sequence ATGGATTCTTTAGATCACGAACATGTTTCTCCCAAGCATTTTAATCGTGCCCCCTTGCTGGCTCACTTGAGTATGTTTTCGGCCTGTGCCATCTGGGGACTCATGGCTCCAATTGGCAAAGATGCCATGCTAAATGGGTTGAATGGCGTGAGTATGGTTTCGTTTAGAGTGCTGGGCGGAGCCATTTTGTTTTGGGTGAGTTCGCTTTTTGTCAAGCACGAGCATGTACCCCTACGGGATGTGTTGTGGTTTATTGGCGCCGCTGTTTTCGGATTGGTTTGCAATCAATGTTGTTTTACCATTGGCTTAAGCTACACTTCTCCCATCAATGCCAGCATCGTCACAACCTCCATGCCCATTTTTGCCATGGTGTTGGCGGCACTCATTTTGAAAGAACCCATCACGGGTAAAAAGGCAATAGGCGTGTTGATAGGATGTTGCGGTGCGCTGATTTTGATATTAACCAGCATGACCGCAGGCGATGCCAAGGTTGGCGACATTCGCGGAGACCTGATGGTCATGGGGGCGCAGGTGTCCTATGCGTTTTATTTATCCACATTCAACAAGTTGGTGAAGCGGTATTCGGTCTTTACCGTCAACAAATGGATGTTTCTATGGGCCACCTGTCTCATTTGGCCGTTTTCTTGCCGTGAAGTCATGGACATTCCTTGGGCGGCCGTTTCTACTAAAACCTGGATGGAAACCGCCTATGTTGTTTTCTTTGGTACGTTTGTCGGATACATCCTCGTCATTTCAGCCCAACGCGTGTTGCGCCCCACGGTGGTCAGTTCCTACAACTATGTGCAGCCCATTGTGGCCGTGGTAGTGACGGTACTCACGGGAATGGGCATTTTCAAATGGACGCATGGCCTTGCTGTTCTCATGGTGTTTGTGGGCGTTTGGATGGTCACCAAGTCAAGGTCGCGTCACGACATGTCAGACAATAAGAGCGAGTTAACACGTGATTCGGCTTAG
- a CDS encoding DUF6563 family protein yields the protein MKKIQTSTAAVAMSLLLATASFVPAHAQNEAESVEKEHTHKCVSIKYCNSNEELAAGEWKTADSVTVITKTRNQQMWWGGNDFRFDSHDKQVKKLLKKDVFAIMYGDTLLLNTRPYKDRGCAFGNGYARAFKMSDGHLLLTYLNVQEMSSRATIGGMFGLIGALATAAASKKLASQNVCYIVTPGNKKALIVDEKLMAVLLNDHQPLLDEYRSVEKKKRLHAETVMPLLKKAGLL from the coding sequence ATGAAAAAGATTCAAACAAGTACTGCCGCCGTAGCTATGAGCCTGTTGCTGGCCACGGCCTCTTTCGTTCCAGCTCATGCACAGAATGAGGCGGAATCTGTAGAAAAAGAACATACGCACAAGTGTGTTAGCATTAAATACTGCAACAGTAACGAAGAATTGGCCGCAGGCGAATGGAAGACTGCCGACAGCGTGACCGTAATCACCAAGACACGCAACCAGCAGATGTGGTGGGGCGGAAACGATTTCAGGTTCGACTCGCACGATAAGCAGGTCAAGAAGCTGCTCAAGAAGGATGTTTTCGCCATCATGTATGGCGACACGCTCTTGCTGAACACCCGTCCGTACAAGGATCGCGGTTGTGCTTTCGGCAACGGATATGCCCGAGCCTTCAAGATGAGCGATGGCCATCTGCTGCTCACCTACCTCAATGTGCAGGAAATGAGCAGTCGCGCTACCATTGGTGGAATGTTCGGCCTCATTGGTGCGTTGGCCACGGCTGCCGCCTCCAAGAAGTTAGCCAGTCAGAATGTGTGTTACATCGTCACGCCAGGCAACAAGAAAGCTTTGATTGTTGACGAGAAGCTCATGGCGGTTTTGCTCAACGATCATCAGCCCCTGCTCGACGAATACCGTTCTGTAGAAAAGAAGAAGCGGCTCCATGCCGAGACCGTCATGCCACTGTTGAAGAAAGCTGGCCTGCTGTAA
- a CDS encoding HD domain-containing protein produces MGMIENNVNLDLMAFIEQNILPKYNDFGLSHGLGHVQHVIRGSLELAKRMGADVNMAYTVAAYHDIGMSGPRAIHHITGGKILAADARLKRWFSPEQIRIMREAVEDHRASASHSPRSIYGKIVAEADRDLDPEHVFRRAVQFGLENEPENNREEQWRRFLAHLQEKYSNTGYIKLWIPNSPNEQHLKAIRSIIENPEKLRQQFDNLYNEETGKQHTC; encoded by the coding sequence ATGGGCATGATAGAAAACAATGTAAACCTTGATTTAATGGCTTTCATCGAGCAAAACATCCTACCAAAATACAACGATTTTGGCCTTTCGCATGGATTGGGGCATGTGCAGCATGTCATCAGAGGAAGCCTTGAGCTGGCCAAAAGGATGGGGGCAGACGTAAACATGGCATACACTGTTGCGGCCTATCACGACATTGGCATGTCTGGACCGAGAGCCATTCATCACATTACCGGAGGAAAAATACTTGCCGCTGACGCGCGATTGAAGCGATGGTTCTCACCAGAACAGATACGCATCATGCGCGAAGCCGTTGAAGACCACCGTGCCAGCGCATCCCATTCACCACGCAGCATCTACGGTAAGATTGTGGCCGAGGCTGACAGAGACCTCGACCCAGAGCATGTTTTTCGCCGCGCAGTACAGTTTGGTTTAGAAAACGAGCCCGAAAATAATCGCGAAGAACAGTGGCGTCGCTTTCTGGCTCACCTGCAAGAAAAATATTCCAACACAGGCTACATCAAACTGTGGATTCCCAACTCGCCTAACGAACAGCACCTGAAAGCCATCCGCAGCATCATCGAGAACCCAGAAAAACTAAGACAACAATTCGACAATCTCTATAATGAGGAAACAGGCAAACAGCACACCTGCTGA
- the menA gene encoding 1,4-dihydroxy-2-naphthoate octaprenyltransferase, translated as MHAPRVQRNSLQAWLLAMRPKTLSGSAVPVMIATALALAKTDWNVRVVPVVLCFLFAFIMQIDANFINDYLDFKRGNDDETRLGPRRACAQGWISPQAMRMGIALTTLLACVVGLPLICYGGVEMIGVGLLCVLFCFLYTTHLSYLGLGDLLVLLFFGLIPVCVTYYLAMPSTMNHVTWEVVSSSLACGIVIDTLLIVNNYRDLENDRRAHKMTLVVRMGESLSRKFYLLLGWLGWLLGIVFLFNGHPWAFIFSMIYLVLHTRTCRRMRVKQGKALNQILGETGRNIFIYGVLVSLGLLF; from the coding sequence ATGCATGCACCTCGTGTTCAACGCAACTCTCTTCAAGCTTGGCTCTTGGCCATGCGTCCCAAAACTTTGTCTGGTTCGGCTGTTCCCGTTATGATTGCCACGGCATTGGCACTGGCGAAGACTGACTGGAACGTTCGTGTTGTGCCGGTAGTGTTGTGTTTCCTCTTTGCTTTCATCATGCAGATAGACGCCAATTTCATCAACGACTATCTTGACTTCAAGCGGGGAAATGACGATGAAACCCGACTGGGACCACGTCGTGCTTGTGCGCAGGGGTGGATTTCTCCGCAAGCCATGCGCATGGGTATTGCCCTCACAACTTTGCTGGCGTGTGTGGTTGGACTACCTTTGATTTGCTATGGCGGTGTTGAAATGATTGGAGTGGGACTTCTCTGTGTCTTGTTTTGTTTCCTCTACACCACGCATCTGTCTTATCTCGGACTGGGTGATCTACTGGTTCTTCTCTTCTTTGGCCTGATTCCTGTTTGTGTAACCTACTATTTGGCGATGCCATCAACGATGAATCACGTCACTTGGGAAGTGGTGTCGAGTTCGCTGGCCTGTGGAATTGTCATTGATACCTTGTTGATTGTCAACAACTATCGTGACTTGGAGAACGATCGGCGAGCCCACAAGATGACCTTGGTAGTACGGATGGGTGAATCCTTATCACGCAAATTTTATCTCTTGCTGGGATGGTTGGGATGGTTGTTGGGTATCGTGTTTTTGTTCAACGGGCATCCTTGGGCCTTCATCTTCTCTATGATTTATTTAGTTTTGCATACGCGTACTTGCCGTCGCATGCGAGTTAAACAAGGTAAGGCGCTGAATCAAATCCTTGGTGAGACAGGGCGGAACATCTTTATATATGGTGTTCTGGTTTCTCTCGGTCTGCTTTTTTAA
- a CDS encoding putative porin: MTRFLLSIFLLLSSLTMVAQIDDYNQIDPSGNITRRDGMANDSTHENKEIPKGLKVWTVSERFGDIVPAIPDTLSHMYPNSIFTTGMRGEYNSTGNLGAPRIHRLFVDRQRADEQFIFTQPYDYFIVAPGDFHFTNTLSPITNLTYNTAGNRTNGEDHFTAKFAVNAGKKLGLGFKFDYLYGRGYYSNQASSHFNYTLYGSYLGERYQAHLLFSTNHQKNTENGGITDDKFITNPESFDDNYQTSEIPTVLQQNWNRNDNQHVFFSHRYNVGFNRKVPMTAEEIKAKKFAMEAKKENDAKKAKQKARKQAKKDGRTLNDDDLKETEPLAGRPDDAVIAGVESATPAAQDSGRIVVNGQQAADSLLAKQKKENKDTAWVKNEYVPVTSFIHTLKFDNYTRIYQAYQTPDNYYANTYKMDEWLRGDSIYDKTKHYRVHNTFALSLLEGFNKWAKSGLKAFVSHELRHFTLPDTVGMATYNENSVYVGGQLSKTQGKTFHYEVTGEVGVAGRDAGKIDINATADLNFKLFGDTVQLAASGFFHRYQPTFYYRHYHGRHFLWDNDDLSNTTHTRIQGLLSYAKTKTSLRIAVDELTNYTYLAQAYTINNQYQRIGTEVGVRQSSEAINVLTASLSQDVAWGPLHWESVITFQNSSSQTALPLPKLNIYSNLYFRLKIAKVLKCDVGADVRYFTKYYAPDYSPALGQFVVQENTDRVEIGNYPIVNAYANFHLQQTRFFVMYSHANAGSGTKASFLVPHYPLNGSIIRFGLSWNFFN, from the coding sequence ATGACTCGATTTTTATTATCCATATTCCTTTTACTATCGTCCTTGACTATGGTTGCTCAGATAGACGACTATAATCAAATAGACCCAAGTGGTAACATTACGCGACGAGATGGCATGGCCAACGACTCGACCCATGAGAACAAAGAAATTCCGAAGGGGCTGAAGGTTTGGACGGTCAGCGAACGTTTTGGTGACATCGTTCCTGCCATTCCCGACACCTTGTCACACATGTATCCCAACAGCATCTTTACAACGGGCATGCGCGGTGAATACAATTCTACGGGCAATCTGGGCGCACCACGCATCCACAGGCTGTTCGTCGATCGCCAACGTGCTGATGAACAGTTTATCTTTACGCAACCCTATGACTACTTCATCGTTGCTCCGGGCGATTTTCATTTCACCAACACACTGTCGCCCATCACCAACTTGACCTACAATACGGCCGGAAACCGCACCAACGGGGAAGATCATTTCACGGCTAAGTTTGCCGTCAATGCGGGCAAGAAGTTAGGTTTGGGATTTAAATTCGATTACCTTTACGGCCGTGGCTATTATTCCAACCAAGCGTCTTCACATTTCAACTACACCCTGTACGGTTCCTATCTCGGCGAACGGTATCAAGCTCACCTGCTCTTTTCGACCAATCATCAAAAGAATACAGAGAATGGAGGTATTACTGATGACAAATTCATCACCAACCCAGAAAGCTTTGACGATAACTACCAAACATCAGAAATACCGACGGTATTGCAGCAGAACTGGAACCGTAACGATAATCAGCACGTTTTTTTCAGTCATAGATACAACGTTGGCTTCAATCGAAAAGTACCCATGACGGCTGAAGAGATTAAGGCAAAAAAGTTTGCCATGGAGGCCAAGAAAGAAAATGATGCGAAGAAAGCCAAGCAAAAGGCCAGGAAACAGGCCAAGAAAGATGGCAGAACACTGAACGATGACGACCTGAAAGAAACAGAACCGCTGGCCGGCAGGCCTGATGACGCGGTCATTGCAGGCGTTGAGTCTGCAACTCCTGCAGCGCAAGACAGCGGCCGTATTGTCGTGAACGGTCAACAGGCAGCAGACAGTTTGTTGGCCAAACAAAAGAAAGAAAATAAGGATACGGCTTGGGTAAAGAACGAATATGTGCCCGTGACCAGCTTCATACACACGCTGAAATTCGACAATTACACCCGCATCTATCAAGCATATCAGACGCCAGACAACTACTATGCCAACACATACAAGATGGATGAATGGCTGCGAGGTGACTCTATTTATGACAAGACCAAGCACTACCGTGTGCACAACACGTTTGCACTATCGCTCTTGGAAGGATTTAACAAATGGGCCAAATCGGGATTGAAAGCTTTTGTCAGTCACGAACTGCGTCATTTCACGCTACCCGACACCGTTGGAATGGCGACTTACAACGAAAACTCCGTGTACGTTGGCGGACAATTGAGCAAGACACAAGGCAAAACTTTCCACTATGAAGTGACCGGAGAGGTGGGTGTTGCAGGACGAGATGCAGGCAAGATAGACATCAACGCCACCGCCGACCTCAACTTCAAGCTGTTTGGTGACACCGTACAGTTGGCTGCGAGTGGCTTCTTCCATCGCTATCAACCCACTTTTTACTACCGTCATTACCACGGACGTCATTTCCTCTGGGATAATGATGACTTGAGCAACACCACACACACGCGTATTCAAGGCTTGTTGAGCTATGCCAAAACCAAGACTTCACTGCGCATTGCCGTGGACGAATTGACCAATTATACCTACCTGGCGCAAGCCTATACCATCAACAATCAGTATCAGCGTATTGGCACAGAGGTTGGCGTTCGGCAAAGCAGTGAAGCCATCAACGTGCTGACGGCCTCACTGTCGCAGGATGTAGCATGGGGACCTTTGCACTGGGAATCGGTCATTACCTTTCAAAACTCATCCAGTCAAACGGCGTTGCCATTACCAAAACTCAACATTTACTCTAATCTTTATTTCCGATTGAAGATAGCCAAAGTACTGAAATGTGACGTGGGTGCCGACGTACGTTACTTCACCAAGTACTATGCACCTGATTACAGTCCGGCCTTAGGTCAGTTTGTTGTGCAGGAAAATACCGACCGCGTTGAAATAGGCAACTACCCTATCGTGAACGCATACGCTAATTTCCACTTGCAACAAACACGCTTCTTCGTGATGTACAGTCATGCCAATGCGGGCAGTGGCACGAAGGCAAGTTTCCTCGTTCCTCACTATCCGCTCAACGGCAGCATCATCCGCTTTGGGTTGAGCTGGAACTTCTTCAATTAA